A single genomic interval of Rhinopithecus roxellana isolate Shanxi Qingling chromosome 11, ASM756505v1, whole genome shotgun sequence harbors:
- the UBTD1 gene encoding ubiquitin domain-containing protein 1 codes for MGNCVGRQRRERPAAPGHPRKRAGRNEPLKKERLKWKSDYPMTDGQLRSKRDEFWDTAPAFEGRKEIWDALKAAAYAAEANDHELAQAILDGASITLPHGTLCECYDELGNRYQLPIYCLSPPVNLLLEHTEEESLEPPEPPPSVRREFPLKVRLSTGKDVRLSASLPDTVGQLKRQLHAQEGIEPSWQRWFFSGKLLTDRTRLQETKIQKDFVIQVIINQPPPPQD; via the exons GACGCAATGAGCCCCTGAAGAAAGAGCGGCTCAAGTGGAAGAGCGACTACCCCATGACTGATGGGCAGCTGCGGAGCAAACGGGATGAGTTCTGGGACACAGCGCCAGCCTTTGAGGGCCGCAAGGAGATCTGGGATGCCCTCAAGGCCGCCGCCTATGCTGCTGAAGCCAATGACCACGAGCTGGCCCAGGCCATCCTGGATGGAGCCAGCATCACCCTGCCTCATG GCACCCTCTGTGAATGCTACGATGAGCTGGGCAATCGCTACCAGCTGCCCATCTACTGCCTGTCACCGCCTGTGAACCTGCTGCTGGAGCACACGGAGGAGGAGAGCCTGGAGCCCCCCGAGCCCCCACCCAGCGTGCGCCGTGAGTTCCCACTGAAGGTGCGCCTGTCCACAGGCAAGGACGTGAGGCTCAGCGCCAGCCTGCCCGACACGGTGGGGCAGCTCAAGAGGCAGCTGCATGCCCAGGAGGGCATCGAGCCATCATGGCAGCGGTGGTTCTTCTCCGGGAAGCTGCTCACAGACCGCACACGGCTCCAGGAGACCAAGATCCAGAAAGATTTTGTCATCCAGGTCATCATCAACCAGCCCCCACCACCCCAGGACTGA
- the ANKRD2 gene encoding ankyrin repeat domain-containing protein 2, protein MAKAPSWAGVGALAYKAPEALWPAEAVVDGTMEDSEAVQKATALIEQRLAQEEENEKLRGDARQKLPMDLLVLEDEKHHGSQSAALQKVKGQERVRKTSLDLRREIIDVGGIQNLIELRKKRKQKKRDALAASQEPPPEPEEITGPVDEETFLKAAVEGKMKVIEKFLADGGSADTCDQFRRTALHRSSLEGHVEILEKLLTSGATVDFQDRLDCTAMHWACRGGHLEVVKLLQSRGADTNVRDKLLSTPLHVAVRTGHVEIVEHFLSLGLDINARDREGDTALHDAVRLNRYKIIKLLLLHGADMMTKNLAGKTPTDLVQLWQTDTRHALEHPEPGAEHNGLEGPDESGRETPQPVPAQ, encoded by the exons ATGGCAAAGGCGCCCAGCTGGGCAGGGGTGGGTGCTCTGGCCTATAAAGCCCCCGAGGCCCTGTGGCCTGCAGAAGCAGTTGTGGACGGCACCATGGAGGACTCCGAGGCGGTGCAGAAGGCCACGGCGCTCATCGAGCAGCGGCTGGCACAGGAGGAGGAGAATGAG AAACTCCGGGGAGACGCACGCCAGAAGCTGCCCATGGACTTGCTGGTACTGGAGGATGAGAAGCACCACGGATCTCAGAGTGCAGCCCTGCAGAAGGTGAAG GGCCAAGAGCGCGTGCGCAAGACGTCCTTGGACCTGCGGCGGGAGATCATTGACGTGGGCGGGATCCAGAACCTCATTGAGCTGCGGAAGAAACGCAAGCAGAAGAAGCGGGACGCCCTGGCCGCCTCGCAGGAGCCGCCCCCGGAGCCCGAGGAGATC ACTGGCCCTGTGGATGAGGAGACCTTCCTGAAAGCCGCGGTGGAGGGGAAAATGAAGGTCATTGAGAAGTTCCTGGCTGACGGGGGATCAGCTGACACGTGCGACCAG TTCCGTCGGACAGCACTGCACCGATCCTCCCTGGAAGGCCACGTGGAAATCCTGGAGAAGCTTCTAACTAGTGGAGCCACTGTGGACTTCCAGGATCGG CTGGACTGCACAGCCATGCATTGGGCCTGCCGCGGGGGCCACTTAGAGGTGGTGAAACTTCTGCAAAGCCGAGGAGCAGACACCAATGTGAGGGATAAG CTGCTGAGCACCCCGCTGCACGTGGCAGTTCGGACAGGGCACGTGGAGATTGTGGAGCACTTTCTATCCCTGGGCCTGGACATCAATGCCAGAGACAGA GAAGGGGATACTGCCCTGCATGACGCCGTGAGGCTCAACCGCTACAAAATCATCAAACTGCTGCTCCTGCATGGGGCTGACATGATGACCAAGAACCTG GCAGGAAAGACCCCCACGGATCTGGTGCAGCTGTGGCAGACTGATACCCGGCACGCCCTGGAGCATCCTGAGCCGGGGGCTGAGCATAACGGACTGGAGGGGCCTGATGAGAGTGGGCGGGAGACCCCTCAGCCCGTGCCAGCCCAGTGA